A segment of the Rhodopirellula bahusiensis genome:
GCGGGTTCATTTCAATCACGATCATTCGGCCCGTGCCAGGCTCGATCGCGAATTGAATGTTACTGCCGCCGGTCTCGACACCGATCTCGCGGATGACAGCCAAAGATGCATCACGCATCCGTTGGTATTCTTTGTCAGAGAGCGTTTGAGCGGGGGCGACCGTGATCGAGTCACCGGTGTGAACTCCCATCGGGTCAAAGTTCTCGATGGCGCAGATGATCACGACGTTGTCGTCGCGGTCACGCATGACTTCCATCTCGTACTCTTTCCAGCCAATGATCGATTCTTCGATCAGGACTTCCGTCACGGGCGATTGGTCCAACCCGTTTTGCACCAACGAGTCGAAGTCGTCTTTGTTGTAGGCAATCGCTGAACCGCTGCCGCCCATCGTGAACGAAGGTCGCACGACGGCTGGCAAGCCGACCTCCGCGAGCGCTTTGCGAGCGTCCTCGAGTGTGCGGACGGTGAAGCCCTTGCAGACGCCCAGGCCGATTTTGTCCATCGCCTGTTTGAACTGTTCTCGCTCTTCCGCTTTCGCGATCACCTTGGCGTTGGCGGCGATCATTTCGACGCCGTATTTCTCCAGCACGCCGTTGGCGTCCAAGTCCATCGCAACGTTCAGACCCGTTTGGCCGCCCAGAGTCGGCAGCAGCGCATCGGGGCGTTCTTTGGCGATGACCTTTTCGACCATCTGCCAAGTCAGCGGTTCGATGTAAGTCGAGTCAGCAGTCGCCGGATCGGTCATGATCGTCGCTGGGTTGCTGTTGACCAGCACGACTTCATAACCCTCTTCACGCAACGCTTTGCAAGCCTGCGTTCCGGAGTAATCAAATTCGCAAGCTTGGCCGATCACAATCGGGCCACTACCAATGAGCAGAATCTTCTTGATGTCGTCGCGACGCGGCACGGAAACGATCCCGAAAAAGGACGGAGGGTCTCGAATGGCTGGCGATTCTGTTGAGAGCCCGCTGGCTGCGGGGGCCCGGAATCAACGACGCCTGCCGTGAAAATTTCGGGAAGGATAACACGGTTTGCCCTCGGCGCAGAGGACCGTGAATCAGATCAAAATCGATTCGCCGAGAACTCTTGGCCGGATTCACCTTGCGGCCCCGGATTGGCGGGAAATTCATCGGTAGGAGGAATGTTCACATCGCGATGATCATTTCCAAAAACTCCTGCTCCGTCATGATTTTCACGGCAGCTCCCTCATCCGCCAACTGCCGAGCGGTGGCCTCCTTGGAGCTCATCGTTCGGCCCGCATTGACGGTCCTAGAATCGAGCTCGCCGACGACGACCAAGTCCGTTTTTCGCGAAACGCTGGATTGGCACTTCCCGCCGCATCGCGAGGTCAGGATTTCGGCTTCCTCCCGCTGCAGTTTCGTCAGCACGCCGGTGAAGACGACTTTTCGTCCTTCCAGGGGGCGAATGAAATCAGCCCGAATCATCAATCGCTGCAGATCCACCCCGCTGTCGCTGATCCCGCAGGGCCGCGGTGGTGCGGTTGAGACCGAAGTGTTCGACATGGTTGCGGTCGCCATCGTCGAACCCGCGATCGCGACTTCGGAAGTTCGTGTCGATGCGCGGCGTGGCGAAGATTTTCGCCGGGTCGAGGCACGCCTGGCCGTCGGCCCTTTTTTACCCCAGGCACCGGCACTGCCCCGAGAGAGCGAGAGTTTTGTTTCCAGCGCTTCCAGAGTGCTCGCTCCGGAATCTTCTGCCGCGGCCAAAGCGATCTTGGCACAAGCGATGGAATCTTCGAGTGCGTCGTGGTGACGGAATCGGATGCCCAGCCAGTCCGATAGTGGTTTCAGACCAAACCGAGGTTGCTGGGGCCAAGTCCGCCGGGCGATCGCTCGCGTGCAACTGTATTGCATGTCCGGAACGGGATGATCATGCGATTCCAGGCAAGCCATCAAGACGCCAAGATCAAAGCTGGCGTTGTGAGCAATCAGGCAATCATCACCCAGCCTGGATTGGATCTCCGGCCACAAATCACCGAACTCGGATTCGTCACGCACCATTCCCGGAGTGATGCCGTGGATCTGAATGTTGGCAGGCGAGAAGTCAAAGGGCCGCGGGCGAATGAGCCAGCTTGCTGAGTCAACGATCTCTCCGCCGCGAACGCGAACCGCCGCCAGTTGGCAGGCACTGTCCGAACGACGCGTTGCCGTCTCAAAATCGATCGCGGTGAAATCCATGAAGCAGTTCTAAGTCGGCTCGCTTTGACTTGTCAAACCCTCCGCGTAACAGGCTGATGCATCAGGCCAGAATGTCGTGGATGACGTGGGCTTCTTCCACGCCGGTCAAACGCTGGTCCAGACCCAAGAATGGGAACGTCAGACGTTCGTGATCGATTCCCAACTGATGCAGGATCGTTGCGTTGAAGTCGCGGACGTGAACCGGGTTTTCGACCACGTTGTAACTGAAGTCGTCGGTGACTCCGTGAGCGATGCCGCCTTTGACACCGCCGCCGGCCATCCAAGTCGTGAAGCAACGCGGATGGTGATCGCGACCGTAATCCTTGTGCGTCAGTTTGCCTTGGCAGTACGTCGTGCGTCCGAACTCGCCGGCGAAAACGACCAGCGTGTCATCGAGCAGTCCACGTTGCCGCAAATCGCGAATCAGTGCGGCGCAGGGTTGGTCAATGTCGTAGGCTTGCCCGCGAATTTTCTTGGGCAAATGCGAGTGGTGATCCCATCCGCGATGAAACAATTGAATGAACCGCACATCACGCTCGACCATTCGGCGTGCCATCAAGCAGTTGCGTGCAAACGAGCCGCTCTTTTGGACTTCCGGGCCGTACATCGCCAGGGTGTCTTCGGTCTCTTGGCTCAAGTCGGTCAGCTCGGGCACCGACGCCTGCATGCGAAACGCCATCTCTTGTTGAGCGATCGTTGTGAGGATCTCTGGGTCGCCGCTTTGGTGCATGTGTTGGCGATTGAGATCCGTGACCAGGTCCAGCATCTTTTGCC
Coding sequences within it:
- a CDS encoding exonuclease domain-containing protein, which translates into the protein MDFTAIDFETATRRSDSACQLAAVRVRGGEIVDSASWLIRPRPFDFSPANIQIHGITPGMVRDESEFGDLWPEIQSRLGDDCLIAHNASFDLGVLMACLESHDHPVPDMQYSCTRAIARRTWPQQPRFGLKPLSDWLGIRFRHHDALEDSIACAKIALAAAEDSGASTLEALETKLSLSRGSAGAWGKKGPTARRASTRRKSSPRRASTRTSEVAIAGSTMATATMSNTSVSTAPPRPCGISDSGVDLQRLMIRADFIRPLEGRKVVFTGVLTKLQREEAEILTSRCGGKCQSSVSRKTDLVVVGELDSRTVNAGRTMSSKEATARQLADEGAAVKIMTEQEFLEMIIAM